In Xanthomonas sacchari, a genomic segment contains:
- a CDS encoding zinc-dependent peptidase, whose protein sequence is MAQLPAGDVPLIPRWLRWLWPTPAAIDDATWHAVRAGCAWVAALDAPREQRLRALANEFLHRKTISPLGGLQLDARRCALLAALCCLPLLEYGVGGMSGWSQLLVYPDAFRVQRSHVDAAGVLHEWEDELIGESWGSGPLILSWADVQADLDDPHAGYCVAVHEMAHKLDALDGVLDGTPLLPREWQRQWAADFQRSYDAFCARVDRGRASEVDAYAAEAPEEFFAVVSEYHFSAPDRLQREMPEVAAHLARFYGPSPFSAA, encoded by the coding sequence GTGGCACAGCTTCCTGCCGGGGATGTTCCGCTGATCCCACGCTGGTTGCGCTGGCTGTGGCCGACGCCCGCCGCCATCGATGACGCGACCTGGCATGCCGTGCGCGCCGGCTGCGCCTGGGTCGCCGCCCTGGATGCGCCGCGCGAACAGCGCTTGCGCGCACTGGCTAACGAGTTCCTGCACCGCAAGACCATCTCGCCGCTGGGCGGCCTGCAATTGGATGCCCGCCGGTGCGCCCTGCTCGCCGCACTGTGCTGTCTGCCGCTGCTGGAATACGGCGTTGGCGGCATGAGCGGCTGGTCGCAACTGCTGGTCTACCCGGATGCGTTCCGCGTGCAGCGCAGCCATGTCGATGCGGCCGGCGTCCTGCATGAGTGGGAAGACGAACTGATCGGCGAGTCGTGGGGCAGTGGCCCGTTGATCCTGTCCTGGGCCGACGTACAGGCCGACCTGGACGATCCGCATGCCGGCTACTGCGTGGCGGTGCACGAGATGGCGCACAAGCTCGACGCGCTCGACGGCGTCCTCGACGGCACGCCGCTGCTGCCGCGCGAATGGCAGCGGCAATGGGCCGCCGATTTCCAGCGCAGCTACGACGCCTTCTGCGCGCGCGTGGACCGCGGCCGCGCCAGCGAGGTCGACGCCTACGCCGCCGAGGCACCGGAGGAATTCTTCGCCGTGGTCAGCGAGTACCACTTCTCCGCGCCGGATCGCCTGCAGCGCGAGATGCCCGAGGTGGCTGCGCATCTGGCGCGGTTCTATGGGCCCTCGCCGTTCTCTGCGGCCTGA
- a CDS encoding DUF1501 domain-containing protein — MHRRRFLLASAAAAASLPFAGRLFAAPAPSPRLLVVFLRGGYDCNNLLVPYASDFYYASRPSLAIAKPDPANPNSAIALDTQWGLNPRLRDTLLPLWSDKQLAFVPFAGTDDLSRSHFETQDSIEAGQPAGQRSDYRTGFLARLSQVATGTPSIAFTDSLPLSFQGGGDIPNLSLKRNPTPAFDQRQADILAGMYHDTQLASAAHDGLALRQQVSQALRDEMQQANRGAASARTFADETRRIATLMRERYRLGFVDVGGWDTHVNQGSTDGALANNLANLSEGLSAYAEALGPEWRNTVVVVLSEFGRTFRENGDKGTDHGHGTTYWVLGGGVNGGRIAGEQVAVSKDKLFQDRDYPVLTNYRDMFAGLLGRMWGLSPTQLQKVFPQAHARDLKLV; from the coding sequence ATGCACCGTCGCCGCTTCCTGCTCGCCTCCGCCGCCGCCGCGGCCAGCCTGCCGTTTGCCGGGCGCCTGTTCGCCGCACCGGCACCGTCGCCGCGTTTGTTGGTGGTGTTCCTGCGCGGCGGCTACGACTGCAACAACCTGCTGGTCCCGTACGCGAGCGATTTCTACTACGCCTCGCGGCCGAGCCTGGCGATCGCCAAGCCGGATCCGGCCAATCCCAACAGCGCCATCGCGCTGGACACGCAGTGGGGCCTGAACCCGCGGCTGCGCGACACGCTGCTGCCGTTGTGGAGCGACAAGCAACTGGCGTTCGTGCCCTTCGCCGGCACCGACGACCTGTCGCGCAGCCACTTCGAAACCCAGGACAGCATCGAGGCCGGGCAGCCTGCCGGGCAGCGCAGCGACTACCGCACCGGTTTCCTGGCGCGGCTGTCGCAGGTGGCCACCGGCACGCCGTCGATCGCCTTCACCGATTCGCTGCCGCTGAGCTTCCAGGGCGGCGGCGACATTCCCAATCTCTCGCTCAAGCGCAATCCGACCCCGGCCTTCGACCAGCGCCAGGCCGACATCCTCGCCGGCATGTACCACGACACGCAGTTGGCCAGCGCCGCGCACGACGGCCTGGCACTGCGCCAGCAGGTCTCGCAGGCGTTGCGCGACGAGATGCAGCAGGCCAACCGCGGCGCCGCCAGTGCGCGCACCTTCGCCGACGAGACCCGCCGCATCGCTACGCTGATGCGCGAGCGCTACCGGCTCGGCTTCGTCGATGTCGGCGGCTGGGACACGCACGTCAACCAGGGCAGCACCGACGGCGCGCTGGCCAACAACCTGGCCAACCTGTCCGAGGGGCTGTCGGCCTATGCCGAGGCGCTGGGACCGGAGTGGCGCAACACCGTGGTGGTGGTGCTGTCCGAGTTCGGCCGCACCTTCCGCGAGAACGGCGACAAGGGTACCGACCACGGCCATGGCACCACGTACTGGGTGCTGGGCGGCGGGGTCAATGGCGGCCGCATCGCCGGCGAGCAGGTGGCGGTGAGCAAGGACAAGCTGTTCCAGGACCGCGACTACCCGGTGCTGACCAACTACCGCGACATGTTCGCCGGCCTGCTCGGGCGCATGTGGGGCCTGTCGCCGACGCAACTGCAGAAGGTGTTCCCGCAGGCGCATGCGCGGGATTTGAAGTTGGTGTGA
- a CDS encoding DUF1800 domain-containing protein encodes MSESRHRPAAARLRVHGRRVWRNTQRLLLSLLLVLFTVAAIAATDKVIKRDDARWLQSMTIGLDSASVAQFQRDGRKRFLREQLQADDVGDADLPAPVRAQLDGYEALHTPVQELLKQQAAAQQAIKAMPDGDAKVAAKKAAQQRGDLLLNQARQAQLLRAIYAPDQLREQMVWFWLNHFSVFADKGRVHWTVADYADNAIRPHALGKFSDLVMATLQSPAMLEYLDNAQNAKGKVNENYARELMELHTLGVNAGYTQKDVQQLALILTGVGIAPVDRDGPPKLPPALQAQYLRRGAFEFNPARHEPGDKTLLGQRIVGGGFDEVERAVQLIVRQPACAHFISQQLADYFVADEPPPALVEKMARTFQRSDGDIAAVLQVMFTAPEMAAGAPHKFKDPYRFLVSALRLAYDGQTIVNPQPLLGWLNQMGEPSFGRITPDGWSLQSSAWNSSGQMAQRFEIARAIGNGNTQLFTVDGQQRGGFPQLSTPLYYQAIAPQLSDATRQALAQARSQQEWNGYLLASPDFNYR; translated from the coding sequence ATGTCCGAATCCCGGCATCGTCCTGCCGCCGCACGCCTGCGCGTGCACGGCCGGCGTGTGTGGCGCAACACCCAGCGGCTGCTGCTGTCGTTGCTGCTGGTGCTGTTCACCGTCGCCGCCATCGCCGCCACCGACAAGGTGATCAAGCGCGACGACGCCCGCTGGTTGCAGTCGATGACCATCGGCCTGGACAGCGCCAGCGTGGCGCAGTTCCAGCGCGACGGCCGCAAGCGCTTCCTGCGCGAGCAGCTGCAGGCCGACGACGTCGGCGACGCCGACCTGCCGGCGCCGGTGCGCGCACAACTGGATGGCTACGAGGCGCTGCACACGCCGGTGCAGGAGTTGCTCAAGCAGCAGGCCGCCGCGCAGCAGGCGATCAAGGCGATGCCCGACGGCGACGCCAAGGTCGCGGCGAAGAAGGCCGCGCAGCAGCGCGGCGATCTGCTGCTGAACCAGGCGCGCCAGGCGCAGCTGCTGCGCGCGATCTACGCGCCGGACCAGCTGCGCGAGCAGATGGTGTGGTTCTGGCTCAACCATTTCAGCGTGTTCGCCGACAAGGGCCGCGTGCACTGGACCGTGGCCGACTACGCCGACAATGCGATCCGCCCGCATGCGCTGGGCAAGTTCTCCGACCTGGTGATGGCGACGCTGCAGAGCCCGGCGATGCTGGAGTACCTGGACAACGCGCAGAACGCCAAGGGCAAGGTCAACGAGAACTACGCGCGCGAGCTGATGGAGCTGCATACCCTCGGCGTCAATGCCGGCTACACGCAGAAGGACGTGCAGCAACTGGCGCTGATCCTCACCGGCGTCGGCATCGCGCCGGTCGACCGCGACGGCCCGCCGAAGTTGCCGCCGGCACTGCAGGCGCAGTACCTGCGCCGCGGCGCGTTCGAGTTCAATCCCGCCCGGCACGAGCCCGGCGACAAGACCCTGCTCGGCCAGCGCATCGTCGGCGGCGGTTTCGACGAGGTCGAGCGCGCGGTGCAGCTGATCGTGCGCCAGCCGGCGTGTGCGCACTTCATATCGCAGCAGCTGGCCGACTACTTCGTCGCCGACGAGCCGCCGCCGGCGCTGGTGGAGAAGATGGCGCGCACGTTCCAGCGTAGCGATGGCGACATCGCTGCGGTGCTGCAGGTGATGTTCACCGCGCCGGAGATGGCCGCCGGCGCGCCGCACAAGTTCAAGGACCCGTACCGCTTCCTGGTCTCGGCGCTGCGCCTGGCCTACGACGGGCAGACCATCGTCAATCCGCAGCCGCTGCTGGGCTGGTTGAACCAGATGGGCGAGCCGAGCTTCGGGCGGATCACCCCGGATGGCTGGTCGCTGCAGTCCAGTGCCTGGAACAGTTCGGGGCAGATGGCGCAGCGCTTCGAGATCGCGCGCGCGATCGGCAACGGCAACACCCAGCTGTTCACCGTCGACGGGCAGCAGCGCGGCGGTTTTCCGCAACTGAGCACGCCGCTGTACTACCAGGCGATCGCGCCGCAACTGAGCGATGCCACGCGCCAGGCGTTGGCGCAGGCGCGCTCGCAGCAGGAGTGGAACGGCTACCTGCTGGCCTCCCCCGACTTCAATTACCGCTGA
- a CDS encoding ATP-binding protein produces MQARQLLAASLSLLAFLAAAGYALDQAFADTALSNLRERLKSYATAYANNVDVARDGSLYINYDKPPPDPHFDRPGSGLYAQIVLPNERWVSMSSEGPLLPTGGMLEPRQETFDGPWPITQIDGSQGEVYRYGIGLAYVRRDKETPVTIYIMEDTRALGAQLRVFRGRVWFNLGGAGLILLVLQAFILQWSLRPLRRVINELTKVQRGEALRMGDRHPRELEPLTDSINAFIESERENLERQRNTLADLAHSLKTPLAVLRTQLDSGAQGPELREELDVQLRRMNNLVSYQLARAASSGHKLFAAPLPIEPNAEEIVRGLEKVYAAKGVLCEFDIEPSARFHGEPGDLQELLGNLLENAFKWARRRVLLSVRPEPAAGSRRAGLIIAVEDDGPGIAPEEVAHILQRGVRGDERVHGHGIGLAIVQDLVKGYRGELQVSRSEELGGARFLVTLPPGL; encoded by the coding sequence CTGCAGGCCCGCCAGCTGCTTGCCGCCAGCCTGAGCCTGCTGGCGTTCCTGGCCGCGGCTGGCTACGCGCTGGACCAGGCCTTCGCCGACACCGCGCTGAGCAACCTGCGCGAGCGCCTGAAGAGCTACGCCACCGCCTACGCCAACAACGTCGACGTGGCGCGCGACGGCTCGCTGTACATCAACTACGACAAGCCGCCGCCGGATCCACACTTCGACCGGCCGGGCAGCGGCCTGTACGCGCAGATCGTGCTGCCCAACGAACGTTGGGTCTCGATGTCCAGCGAGGGTCCGCTGCTGCCCACGGGCGGCATGCTCGAACCGCGCCAGGAAACCTTCGACGGCCCCTGGCCGATAACCCAGATCGACGGCAGCCAGGGCGAGGTCTACCGCTACGGCATCGGCCTGGCCTACGTGCGCCGCGACAAGGAAACCCCGGTCACCATCTACATCATGGAGGACACCCGCGCGCTGGGCGCGCAGCTGCGCGTGTTCCGCGGCCGGGTGTGGTTCAACCTCGGTGGCGCCGGCCTGATCCTGCTGGTGCTGCAGGCCTTCATCCTGCAATGGAGCCTGCGCCCGCTGCGGCGGGTGATCAACGAACTGACCAAGGTGCAGCGCGGCGAAGCCCTGCGCATGGGCGATCGCCATCCGCGCGAGCTGGAACCGCTGACCGACAGCATCAATGCCTTCATCGAGAGCGAGCGCGAGAACCTGGAGCGCCAGCGCAACACCCTGGCCGACCTGGCGCACAGCCTGAAGACGCCGCTGGCGGTGCTGCGTACCCAGCTCGACAGCGGCGCGCAGGGACCGGAGCTGCGCGAAGAGCTGGACGTGCAGCTGCGGCGCATGAACAACCTGGTGTCCTACCAGCTGGCGCGCGCCGCCTCCAGCGGCCACAAGCTGTTCGCCGCGCCGCTGCCGATCGAACCCAATGCCGAGGAGATCGTGCGCGGCCTGGAGAAGGTCTACGCGGCCAAGGGCGTGCTGTGCGAGTTCGACATCGAGCCCAGCGCGCGCTTCCACGGCGAGCCCGGCGACCTGCAGGAACTGCTCGGCAACCTGCTGGAGAACGCGTTCAAGTGGGCGCGCCGGCGGGTGCTGCTGAGCGTGCGGCCGGAACCGGCCGCCGGCAGCCGCCGTGCCGGCCTGATCATCGCGGTGGAAGACGACGGTCCCGGCATTGCCCCGGAGGAAGTGGCGCATATCCTGCAGCGCGGCGTGCGCGGCGACGAGCGCGTGCATGGCCACGGCATCGGCCTGGCGATCGTGCAGGACCTGGTCAAGGGCTACCGCGGCGAACTGCAGGTCAGCCGCTCCGAGGAACTGGGCGGGGCGCGCTTCCTGGTCACCCTGCCGCCGGGGCTGTAG
- a CDS encoding response regulator transcription factor → MRILLVEDEAPLRETLAARLKREGFAVDAAQDGEEGLYMGREVPFDVGIIDLGLPKMSGMELIKALRDEGKKFPVLILTARSSWQDKVEGLKQGADDYLVKPFHVEELLARVNALLRRAAGWSKPTLECGPVALDLAAQTVSVSGSNVDLTSYEYKVLEYLMMHAGELVSKADLTEHIYQQDFDRDSNVLEVFIGRLRKKLDPDGELKPIETVRGRGYRFAIPRTEG, encoded by the coding sequence ATGCGTATCCTTCTGGTCGAAGACGAAGCTCCGCTGCGAGAGACCCTGGCCGCTCGCCTGAAGCGCGAAGGCTTTGCGGTGGATGCGGCGCAGGACGGCGAGGAAGGCCTGTACATGGGCCGCGAAGTGCCCTTCGACGTGGGCATCATCGATCTGGGCCTGCCGAAGATGTCGGGCATGGAGCTGATCAAGGCGCTGCGCGACGAAGGCAAGAAGTTTCCGGTGCTGATCCTCACCGCGCGTTCCAGCTGGCAGGACAAGGTCGAAGGCCTCAAGCAGGGCGCCGACGACTACCTGGTCAAGCCGTTCCATGTCGAAGAGCTGCTGGCGCGCGTCAACGCGCTGCTGCGCCGCGCCGCCGGCTGGAGCAAGCCGACCCTGGAATGCGGCCCGGTCGCGCTGGACCTGGCGGCGCAGACCGTCAGCGTCAGCGGCAGCAACGTCGACCTGACCAGCTACGAGTACAAGGTGCTCGAGTACCTGATGATGCATGCCGGCGAACTGGTCTCCAAGGCCGACCTGACCGAGCACATCTACCAGCAGGATTTCGACCGCGATTCCAATGTGCTGGAGGTGTTCATCGGCCGCCTGCGCAAGAAGCTGGACCCGGACGGCGAGTTGAAGCCGATCGAGACCGTGCGCGGCCGCGGCTACCGGTTCGCGATTCCGCGCACCGAAGGCTGA